A single genomic interval of Odontesthes bonariensis isolate fOdoBon6 chromosome 3, fOdoBon6.hap1, whole genome shotgun sequence harbors:
- the srsf6b gene encoding serine/arginine-rich splicing factor 6 isoform X2 — MRVDASSSQMDRWTAEFTFLLLFGDHQRPTRYGFVEFEDMRDADDAVYELNGKELCGERVVIEHARGPRRDGYSHGGRSSGYSSWNRTGRDKYGPPVRTEHRLIVENLSSRCSWQDLKDFMRQAGEVTYADAHKGRANEGVIEFRSRSDMKRAIEKLDGTDINGRKIRLVADKPRRKRSYSGSRSRSRSRRYSRSRRSRSSHSRSRSQSRSRSHSKRRSHSKSGWKSHSGSKRKSPEKSRSHNRKSHSPSKSKKSRSGSDTRKSRSKSRSKVKAERKSHSQSKEKSSTRRSRSRSRSCSQKSNKKRSSKSPPAQDRQLSLSPDGYSASHSGSRSPSRSD; from the exons ATGCGTGTGGACGcaagctcatctcagatggacagatggactGCGGAGTTCACGTTTCTGCTGCTTTTCGGGGACCATCAAAGACCAACAAG GTACGGCTTCGTGGAGTTTGAGGACATGCGAGACGCAGATGATGCCGTGTATGAGCTGAACGGAAAGGAGCTCTGCGGGGAGCGAGTCGTCATTGAACACGCCCGCGGACCCCGGAGGGACGGATACAGCCACGGGGGACGCA GTAGCGGATACAGCAGCTGGAATCGCACGGGCAGGGATAAGTACGGACCACCCGTTCGCACTGAGCACCGCCTCATTGTGGAGAACCTGTCCAGCAGGTGCAGCTGGCAGGACCTGAAG gattTTATGCGGCAGGCAGGTGAAGTAACCTACGCTGATGCCCATAAAGGGCGGGCCAACGAGGGCGTCATTGAATTTCGATCCCGTTCGGACATGAAACGAGCCATAGAAAAGTTGGACGGCACTGACATTAACGGAAGGAAGATCCGTCTGGTGGCGGACAAACCTCGACGCAAGCGCTCGTATTCTGGCAGCAGATCCCG GTCTCGTAGCAGACGATACTCTCGAAGCCGAAGAAGTAGGAGCTCTCACAGTCGTTCCAGGTCCCAGTCACG ttCTCGGTCTCACAGCAAACGTCGATCTCACTCCAAGTCGGGATGGAAGTCGCACTCCGGATCAAAGAGGAAGTCTCCAGAGAAGTCCCGCTCGCACAATCGCAAATCGCACAGTCCCTCCAAGAGCAAAAAATCCCGCTCTGGCTCAGACACTCGCAAGTCACGCTCCAAAAGCCGATCCAAAGTCAAAGCGGAGCGGAAGTCCCACAGTCAGTCCAAGGAGAAATCTTCCACTAGGAGGTCAAGGAGCCGCTCGCGGTCCTGTTCACAGAAAAGTAACAAGAAACGTTCCTCAAAATCGCCTCCTGCACAGGACCGGCAGCTTTCTCTGTCCCCTGACGGATACTCTGCCTCCCACTCCGGGTCCCGCTCTCCATCCAGATCAGACTGA
- the acot8 gene encoding acyl-coenzyme A thioesterase 8: MAEREVDGSCGPSRSANDAANLSVTESPGNNSSESPATLYAQDLKSVLVTSVLNLEKLDVDLYRGTHHWVPSTQRLFGGQIIGQALVAAAKSVSDSLYAHSLHCYFVRAGDPKVPVLYQVDRTRDGRSFTVRSVKAIQHGQPILICQASFQVLQPSPLQHQFTMPVVPQPEDLLTVEELIHNYLRKPDLTENAKEGLNKLLANEVPIEIKPVNPAHFYRQTPGEPKRLFWGRARGHIGEGNMKLHCCVAAYVSDFALLGTILLPYSEYKARFTASLDHAMWFHNTFRSDEWMLYECESPWAGSSRGLVQGRLWRRDGVLAASCSQEGVLRVKPATDASKL, from the exons ATGGCAGAACGAGAAGTGGATGGGAGCTGTGGCCCCAGCCGGTCAGCTAATGATGCTGCTAACCTGTCTGTTACTGAGTCACCTGGAAACAACAGCTCAGAGAGCCCCGCAACGCTGTATGCACAGGACCTCAAAAGTGTCCTCGTCACCAGCGTTTTAAACCTGGAGAAGCTGGACGTTGACCTGTACAG GGGTACGCACCACTGGGTGCCCAGCACTCAGCGGTTGTTTGGAGGACAGATAATCGGTCAGGCTCTGGTGGCCGCTGCCAAGTCTGTCAGCGACAGTCTCTATGCCCACTCCCTCCACTGCTACTTTGTTCGAGCAG GAGACCCTAAGGTTCCAGTGCTGTACCAGGTGGACCGCACCAGAGATGGCCGCAGTTTCACAGTGCGCTCTGTGAAGGCCATCCAGCATGGACAGCCCATATTGATCTGCCAAGCTTCCTTCCAGGTGCTGCAGCCGAGCCCCCTGCAGCACCAGTTCACCATGCCAGTGGTCCCTCAGCCCGAGGACCTGCTCACTGTCGAGGAGCTCATCCACAATTACCTCAG GAAACCCGACCTGACGGAGAATGCTAAAGAAGGCCTTAACAAACTGCTGGCTAATGAGGTGCCCATTGAGATAAAGCCTGTCAACCCCGCACACTTCTACAGACAGACTCCGGGAGAacccaagaggttgttctggggGCGAGCACGAGGACATATTG GTGAAGGTAACATGAAGCTGCACTGCTGCGTGGCTGCTTATGTGTCAGACTTTGCTCTCCTGGGCACAATCCTGCTGCCGTACTCCGAGTACAAGGCCCGCTTCACTGCCTCCCTGGACCATGCCATGTGGTTCCACAACACTTTCCGCAGTGATGAATGGATGCTGTACGAGTGTGAAAGCCCATGGGCAG GGAGCAGTAGAGGACTGGTACAAGGCCGACTGTGGAGAAGAGATGGGGTGCTGGCTGCTTCATGTTCCCAGGAGGGCGTCCTGAGAGTGAAACCAGCCACAGACGCCAGCAAACTATAG
- the srsf6b gene encoding serine/arginine-rich splicing factor 6 isoform X1, with translation MPRVYVGKLSYHVREKDIQRFFSGYGKLLEIDLKNGYGFVEFEDMRDADDAVYELNGKELCGERVVIEHARGPRRDGYSHGGRSSGYSSWNRTGRDKYGPPVRTEHRLIVENLSSRCSWQDLKDFMRQAGEVTYADAHKGRANEGVIEFRSRSDMKRAIEKLDGTDINGRKIRLVADKPRRKRSYSGSRSRSRSRRYSRSRRSRSSHSRSRSQSRSRSHSKRRSHSKSGWKSHSGSKRKSPEKSRSHNRKSHSPSKSKKSRSGSDTRKSRSKSRSKVKAERKSHSQSKEKSSTRRSRSRSRSCSQKSNKKRSSKSPPAQDRQLSLSPDGYSASHSGSRSPSRSD, from the exons ATGCCGCGGGTATATGTCGGAAAGCTTAGCTACCATGTCCGCGAGAAAGACATTCAGAGGTTTTTTAGTGGATATGGCAAATTATTAGAGATTGACCTGAAAAATGG GTACGGCTTCGTGGAGTTTGAGGACATGCGAGACGCAGATGATGCCGTGTATGAGCTGAACGGAAAGGAGCTCTGCGGGGAGCGAGTCGTCATTGAACACGCCCGCGGACCCCGGAGGGACGGATACAGCCACGGGGGACGCA GTAGCGGATACAGCAGCTGGAATCGCACGGGCAGGGATAAGTACGGACCACCCGTTCGCACTGAGCACCGCCTCATTGTGGAGAACCTGTCCAGCAGGTGCAGCTGGCAGGACCTGAAG gattTTATGCGGCAGGCAGGTGAAGTAACCTACGCTGATGCCCATAAAGGGCGGGCCAACGAGGGCGTCATTGAATTTCGATCCCGTTCGGACATGAAACGAGCCATAGAAAAGTTGGACGGCACTGACATTAACGGAAGGAAGATCCGTCTGGTGGCGGACAAACCTCGACGCAAGCGCTCGTATTCTGGCAGCAGATCCCG GTCTCGTAGCAGACGATACTCTCGAAGCCGAAGAAGTAGGAGCTCTCACAGTCGTTCCAGGTCCCAGTCACG ttCTCGGTCTCACAGCAAACGTCGATCTCACTCCAAGTCGGGATGGAAGTCGCACTCCGGATCAAAGAGGAAGTCTCCAGAGAAGTCCCGCTCGCACAATCGCAAATCGCACAGTCCCTCCAAGAGCAAAAAATCCCGCTCTGGCTCAGACACTCGCAAGTCACGCTCCAAAAGCCGATCCAAAGTCAAAGCGGAGCGGAAGTCCCACAGTCAGTCCAAGGAGAAATCTTCCACTAGGAGGTCAAGGAGCCGCTCGCGGTCCTGTTCACAGAAAAGTAACAAGAAACGTTCCTCAAAATCGCCTCCTGCACAGGACCGGCAGCTTTCTCTGTCCCCTGACGGATACTCTGCCTCCCACTCCGGGTCCCGCTCTCCATCCAGATCAGACTGA
- the srsf6b gene encoding serine/arginine-rich splicing factor 6 isoform X3: MRDADDAVYELNGKELCGERVVIEHARGPRRDGYSHGGRSSGYSSWNRTGRDKYGPPVRTEHRLIVENLSSRCSWQDLKDFMRQAGEVTYADAHKGRANEGVIEFRSRSDMKRAIEKLDGTDINGRKIRLVADKPRRKRSYSGSRSRSRSRRYSRSRRSRSSHSRSRSQSRSRSHSKRRSHSKSGWKSHSGSKRKSPEKSRSHNRKSHSPSKSKKSRSGSDTRKSRSKSRSKVKAERKSHSQSKEKSSTRRSRSRSRSCSQKSNKKRSSKSPPAQDRQLSLSPDGYSASHSGSRSPSRSD; this comes from the exons ATGCGAGACGCAGATGATGCCGTGTATGAGCTGAACGGAAAGGAGCTCTGCGGGGAGCGAGTCGTCATTGAACACGCCCGCGGACCCCGGAGGGACGGATACAGCCACGGGGGACGCA GTAGCGGATACAGCAGCTGGAATCGCACGGGCAGGGATAAGTACGGACCACCCGTTCGCACTGAGCACCGCCTCATTGTGGAGAACCTGTCCAGCAGGTGCAGCTGGCAGGACCTGAAG gattTTATGCGGCAGGCAGGTGAAGTAACCTACGCTGATGCCCATAAAGGGCGGGCCAACGAGGGCGTCATTGAATTTCGATCCCGTTCGGACATGAAACGAGCCATAGAAAAGTTGGACGGCACTGACATTAACGGAAGGAAGATCCGTCTGGTGGCGGACAAACCTCGACGCAAGCGCTCGTATTCTGGCAGCAGATCCCG GTCTCGTAGCAGACGATACTCTCGAAGCCGAAGAAGTAGGAGCTCTCACAGTCGTTCCAGGTCCCAGTCACG ttCTCGGTCTCACAGCAAACGTCGATCTCACTCCAAGTCGGGATGGAAGTCGCACTCCGGATCAAAGAGGAAGTCTCCAGAGAAGTCCCGCTCGCACAATCGCAAATCGCACAGTCCCTCCAAGAGCAAAAAATCCCGCTCTGGCTCAGACACTCGCAAGTCACGCTCCAAAAGCCGATCCAAAGTCAAAGCGGAGCGGAAGTCCCACAGTCAGTCCAAGGAGAAATCTTCCACTAGGAGGTCAAGGAGCCGCTCGCGGTCCTGTTCACAGAAAAGTAACAAGAAACGTTCCTCAAAATCGCCTCCTGCACAGGACCGGCAGCTTTCTCTGTCCCCTGACGGATACTCTGCCTCCCACTCCGGGTCCCGCTCTCCATCCAGATCAGACTGA